The sequence TACTCGCCGATATACGCAACGGTGGACACGATCCAGTATACGGACAGCCCGATCTGATAATTGACCGCGAAAACGCCGATCAGGATCGGCATAACAGCGAATAGTTTTGCCTGCCGCGGGTCTTGTATGGTCAATCGCTGCTGCCACAACGTCGTGATCGCCACCAATGCGGGGAACACCAGCAGGAGGAGCCACTCAGGGTGGTTGGGCAGGGCATGAGAGATCTTGTTCCACGGCGCCTCGTCGAGACGCATCCAGGGGATCCCAAAGACGGTGGCATCGCCGAACAATCCTTTTCTGACCAGCAACTGGAAGAGCGCCCACAAGATCGGGATCTGCACAAGCGTCGGGAGAATGCCCCCCAGGGGATTCACGTTGTGAGCACGATAGAGCGCCATCATCTCTCGGTTGAGCGCCCGCGGATCATCCCGGTACTTGCCCCTGAGGGCTTCCATCTGTGGGGCCAGGGTTTGCATCGCCTTCATCGAGCGCAACTGCACGCGGGTGAGAGGGTGCAGGACAAGCTTGACGAGGAGCGTGAGGAGAATGATGGCCACGGTGTAGTCATGCGCGAACCCATAGAGAAATCTTAAGACGGCGTTCAACGTCTCGACGATCGGATTAAGGACACTCAACGAATGAGGCCTCCTCGGCCGTCGGGCGCCAGGTCACGTGATGGGGCGGCGAAGAAGATCGAGGCCGAGGGCCGCCGTCCACGTGAACTCGGATCCTCCCAACCCCGCTCCCGTGTAGGCGTGATAGTATTCGTAGATTCCCGCGGAGCGGACGAGGTCGAGGGTCGCATCCGCGAGCCCCCGAGCTTCCGTGCGCAGGCCCAGCGCTTCCAGCCCGCGGGCCAGGAACCAGTTGGTGTTGACCCATGCCGGGCCGCGCCAGTACCGGGCGGGATCGAACGCCGGCTCAGTTGGAGGCGTGGACGGGACCATGCGGCACCCTGCACTGCGCGATTGGTACTGGGCCAGGATCGATGCCGCCTGGCCGGCGTCGACGAGGCCTCCCCAAATCGCCCCCAGGCCGGCGACCGTGTCGACGGGGATTTGAGCCTGACCCGTCACGTC is a genomic window of bacterium containing:
- a CDS encoding YidC/Oxa1 family membrane protein insertase, translating into MSVLNPIVETLNAVLRFLYGFAHDYTVAIILLTLLVKLVLHPLTRVQLRSMKAMQTLAPQMEALRGKYRDDPRALNREMMALYRAHNVNPLGGILPTLVQIPILWALFQLLVRKGLFGDATVFGIPWMRLDEAPWNKISHALPNHPEWLLLLVFPALVAITTLWQQRLTIQDPRQAKLFAVMPILIGVFAVNYQIGLSVYWIVSTVAYIGE